One Halarcobacter ebronensis genomic window carries:
- a CDS encoding NifX-associated nitrogen fixation protein translates to METKELFKKTLIGQIRALDQFGTWVNKSDEDLLVEKYVKTKEEMRNIPIIADIDEMQTQDIRLVYQAVALAFEKMTGIMCSVVMEMSHEGFGRVVVFADDIVLCDKGFKDAHRYSFRTLENLEEEGEKLLMKANERYKKYKS, encoded by the coding sequence ATGGAGACTAAAGAACTATTTAAAAAGACTCTAATTGGTCAAATAAGAGCCCTTGATCAATTTGGAACTTGGGTTAATAAATCTGATGAAGATTTACTTGTAGAGAAATATGTAAAAACAAAAGAAGAGATGAGAAACATCCCTATTATTGCAGATATTGATGAGATGCAAACTCAAGATATTAGACTTGTTTATCAAGCTGTAGCACTGGCTTTTGAAAAGATGACAGGGATTATGTGTTCAGTGGTTATGGAGATGAGCCACGAAGGTTTTGGTAGAGTTGTTGTTTTTGCAGATGATATTGTGTTGTGTGATAAAGGCTTTAAAGATGCACATAGATACTCTTTTAGAACACTAGAAAATCTAGAAGAAGAGGGTGAAAAGCTTCTTATGAAAGCAAACGAAAGATATAAAAAATATAAAAGCTAA